One Melitaea cinxia chromosome 17, ilMelCinx1.1, whole genome shotgun sequence genomic region harbors:
- the LOC123661572 gene encoding hydroxymethylglutaryl-CoA synthase 1 codes for MGGKVENVGILAMEIYFPSQYVDQVELEKFDGVAAGKYTIGLGQSKMGFCSDREDINSLCLTALHRLIEKNNLNLHDIGRLEVGTETIIDKSKSVKTFLMTLFAKEGATDIEGIDSTNACYGGTAALFNAINWVESSSWDGRKAIVVAGDIAVYGKGPARPTGGAGAVAMLIGPDAPLVFDCGVRASYMTHAYDFYKPDLASEFPYVDGKLSIQCYLSALDNCYNLFCQKMRKVDPSFKGLLSLDGMLFHSPYCKLVQKSLARVCFNDFLNATEEEREKQFPGLSQFSTYKRPDTYFDRDVEKAFMTYSNKLFEEKTKPSLHLARNVGNMYTPSLYGGLVSYLVSKSPDQLIGKKFALFSYGSGLASTMYSINICNDMSIGSKLETLINSLNENIAMLEKRQSVEPQIFSDIMQVRTENYHSAPYEPSGSIDVLFPGTYYLNKIDDQRRRTYDRKL; via the coding sequence ATGGGCGGTAAAGTCGAGAATGTTGGAATTCTTGCTATGGAGATATATTTTCCTTCACAATATGTTGATCAAGTGGAATTGGAGAAATTCGATGGAGTAGCTGCTGGAAAATACACCATTGGTCTTGGACAGAGTAAGATGGGTTTCTGCTCTGATAGAGAAGACATAAATTCGCTCTGCTTGACTGCTTTACATAGACTGAtcgagaaaaataatttaaatcttcATGATATTGGACGTTTAGAAGTTGGTACAGAGACTATTATAGATAAAAGTAAAAGTGTTAAAACATTTCTTATGACATTATTTGCAAAAGAAGGTGCTACAGATATAGAAGGAATTGATTCCACTAATGCTTGCTATGGAGGTACAGCTGCACTTTTTAATGCTATCAATTGGGTAGAATCTTCATCCTGGGACGGCAGGAAAGCAATTGTAGTAGCTGGTGATATAGCAGTGTATGGCAAGGGTCCAGCAAGACCCACTGGAGGAGCTGGTGCCGTAGCAATGCTCATTGGACCTGATGCTCCATTAGTTTTTGATTGTGGTGTCCGTGCATCATACATGACCCATGCTTATGATTTTTACAAGCCTGATTTAGCATCTGAATTTCCCTATGTTGATGGTAAATTATCAATTCAATGCTATCTTAGTGCTTTGGATAACTGCTACAATTTATTCTGTCAAAAGATGAGAAAAGTTGATCCAAGTTTTAAGGGTTTGTTAAGTTTAGATGGAATGTTATTCCACTCTCCGTACTGCAAACTTGTTCAAAAGTCTCTAGCTCGGGTGTGCTTTAATGATTTTCTCAACGCAACTGAAGAAGAAAGAGAAAAACAGTTTCCAGGGCTCTCACAATTCAGTACATACAAAAGACCAGATACTTACTTCGATCGAGATGTAGAAAAAGCCTTCATGACTTACAGCAACAAGctttttgaagaaaaaacgaAGCCATCACTTCACTTAGCTCGTAATGTTGGAAATATGTATACACCTTCATTGTACGGAGGACTTGTATCTTATTTAGTTAGTAAATCCCCCGATCAACTCATTGGAAAGAAATTTGCATTATTCTCCTATGGTTCAGGCTTAGCTTCCACTATGTATTCGATTAATATATGCAATGATATGAGCATTGGTTCAAAGTTAGAGACATTAATTAATTCTTTGAATGAAAATATAGCAATGTTGGAGAAAAGACAAAGTGTAGAACCACAAATATTCTCTGATATAATGCAAGTAAGGACGGAGAATTATCACTCTGCACCCTATGAACCGTCTGGGTCAATAGATGTCTTATTTCCCGGTACATATTATCTAAACAAAATTGATGACCAAAGAAGACGCACATATGATAGGAAACTAtaa
- the LOC123661823 gene encoding uncharacterized protein LOC123661823, whose amino-acid sequence MKFFIAFAALIAVSAAASFHKPSSNFDAEFQAIMDAINSPSTDPATAILLQEQLQSILGIDVEPVIIPDPVLVDEPQEVPQEVPQEAAPVSSPLVKITINVNTESAPAPAPGNVRPEPVPVDFETIETNPVIIDPVIVDPVIVAPIDPEAVLLPGIHN is encoded by the coding sequence ATGAAATTCTTCATTGCATTTGCTGCTCTCATCGCCGTCTCGGCTGCGGCCTCGTTCCACAAGCCCTCGTCCAACTTCGACGCAGAGTTCCAAGCAATCATGGATGCTATCAACAGCCCTAGCACCGACCCAGCCACCGCTATTCTTCTGCAAGAGCAGCTGCAGTCAATTCTTGGAATCGATGTTGAACCAGTCATAATTCCTGACCCAGTTCTCGTCGACGAGCCTCAAGAAGTACCACAAGAAGTACCACAAGAAGCAGCCCCTGTTAGCTCTCCTCTTGTTAAAATCACCATTAACGTCAACACCGAGTCTGCTCCTGCTCCTGCCCCTGGTAATGTACGTCCCGAGCCCGTGCCAGTTGATTTCGAGACCATTGAGACTAACCCAGTTATCATTGATCCCGTTATCGTTGATCCCGTTATCGTTGCTCCCATTGATCCCGAAGCTGTTCTTCTCCCCGGTATCCACAActag
- the LOC123661351 gene encoding uncharacterized protein LOC123661351, producing the protein MKTFLIAAACLAVTVAGPARFVPIAVGPALVGGDSHPINVGPAIIDPSEEFHPIDVGPAIIDPSEEFHPIDVGPAIIDPSEEFHPIDVGPAIIDPSEEFHPIDVGPAIIEPVVPAATSPLVQITINVNSGSADSVTVDNVGEIETSPVIIDNGSDIDPSPVIVVEKPETVEVAPIDPVFPVNVPDTLN; encoded by the coding sequence ATGAAAACTTTCCTGATTGCTGCTGCTTGCCTCGCCGTGACCGTTGCTGGCCCCGCGCGCTTTGTACCCATAGCCGTTGGACCCGCATTAGTTGGTGGTGACTCCCACCCCATCAATGTTGGCCCTGCCATCATTGACCCTAGCGAAGAATTCCACCCCATCGATGTTGGCCCTGCCATCATTGACCCTAGCGAAGAATTCCACCCCATCGATGTTGGCCCTGCCATCATTGACCCTAGCGAAGAATTCCACCCTATCGATGTTGGCCCTGCCATCATCGACCCTAGCGAAGAATTCCACCCCATCGATGTTGGACCCGCAATCATTGAGCCCGTCGTCCCCGCCGCGACCTCTCCTCTAGTCCAGATCACCATCAACGTCAACTCTGGCTCTGCGGACTCCGTGACCGTCGACAACGTTGGCGAGATCGAAACCTCACCCGTAATCATCGACAACGGCAGCGACATCGATCCGTCCCCCGTCATCGTCGTAGAGAAACCGGAGACCGTCGAAGTAGCTCCTATTGACCCCGTTTTCCCCGTCAACGTTCCCGACACCCTCAACTAA